In a single window of the Halanaerobiaceae bacterium ANBcell28 genome:
- a CDS encoding class I SAM-dependent methyltransferase — translation MNKQSKMNKKAWSYKSYEFWRDHIGSPEEVAKDMLKRPKHYVRRHIEFLGEVKEKKVANILGSCGKKAIPLSILGADVTIVDISEQNKKYALELAEAAGINIKYIVSDFLELNTDEIERSFDIAYLEGGILHYFSDLNIFSKKIYDLLKKGGKLVLNDFHPFRKLLKPRDIFQSGKDGLKLDGDYFEDNLFEGGVAHEKFFPENEQSSFPKCLLRYWTLGEIITSFASSGFIIKKLYEGPRFDSHKNIPGVFTVVAYKN, via the coding sequence TTGAATAAACAATCAAAAATGAATAAAAAAGCATGGTCGTATAAGTCTTATGAATTTTGGAGAGATCATATAGGATCACCCGAAGAAGTTGCTAAAGACATGTTAAAGCGACCAAAACACTATGTAAGAAGACATATTGAATTTCTTGGAGAAGTTAAAGAAAAGAAAGTTGCTAATATTCTTGGTTCCTGTGGTAAAAAAGCTATTCCCTTATCTATTTTAGGAGCTGATGTAACAATAGTTGATATCTCAGAACAAAATAAAAAATATGCATTAGAATTAGCTGAAGCTGCAGGAATTAATATTAAATATATTGTATCTGATTTTTTGGAATTAAATACTGATGAAATTGAAAGAAGTTTTGATATTGCATATTTGGAGGGTGGAATTCTTCATTATTTTTCAGATTTAAATATATTTTCAAAAAAAATATATGATTTACTTAAAAAAGGTGGAAAGTTAGTGTTAAATGATTTTCATCCTTTTAGAAAACTGCTCAAACCGAGAGATATTTTTCAGAGTGGTAAAGATGGTTTAAAGCTTGATGGAGATTATTTTGAAGATAATTTATTTGAAGGTGGAGTGGCTCATGAAAAGTTTTTTCCAGAAAATGAGCAGTCTAGTTTCCCTAAATGTCTTTTGAGATATTGGACTTTGGGTGAAATAATTACTTCATTTGCTTCATCCGGATTTATTATAAAAAAATTATATGAAGGTCCAAGATTTGATTCGCACAAAAATATTCCTGGTGTTTTTACTGTGGTAGCATATAAAAATTAA
- a CDS encoding site-specific integrase — protein MNIYKEKMMQDMKLRNFSTITQECYLRHINRFEQFFDCEADYLDSEHIRKFLAHAIDVRNLSTGYVNQAYSALRFFFETTLDRHWDIKHIPRAKKQKKLPVIISKEEIQAIFNEVNNLNLLREYYKVSIFNNS, from the coding sequence ATGAATATTTACAAAGAAAAAATGATGCAAGACATGAAATTAAGGAATTTTAGTACTATCACGCAGGAATGTTATCTTAGGCATATTAATCGTTTTGAGCAGTTTTTTGATTGTGAGGCAGATTATCTTGATAGTGAGCATATTAGAAAATTCCTTGCTCATGCTATTGATGTGAGAAATTTAAGTACAGGTTATGTAAATCAAGCTTATAGTGCTCTTCGCTTCTTTTTCGAAACTACTCTTGATAGACACTGGGATATCAAGCATATTCCCAGAGCTAAAAAACAAAAGAAACTTCCTGTTATCATCTCTAAAGAAGAAATACAGGCAATCTTTAATGAAGTTAATAATCTTAATCTTCTTCGTGAGTATTATAAAGTGTCTATATTCAACAACTCTTAG
- a CDS encoding IS91 family transposase yields the protein MPEIQDILIQYWDEFKKKYKVPYNANKVIRALINCRTSAMGGHIDKCEDCGHIKISYNSCRDRHCPKCQGIEREQWILKQQANMLNEKYFHVVFTIPDDLNPIALKNQKVIYSLLFKTASETLQELAADKKYLGAQIGITAVLHTWGQTLSFHPHLHCIIPAGGLSSINQWIKSKNNFFMPIRVIAKKFRGKFIDFFKKEVLNGNIKFYGNIEYLNDDKKYQDLIDTLYYKNWVVFCEKTFKDASHVLNYLARYTNRVAIANSRIIKVENHQVTFRYKDYKDNGKTKFMTLDVLEFIRRFLMHILPKKFKKIRYFGIMASRNRKNKLLLCKKLTRTKIIEYLRLTTDQLIEKLGLETKKCPICGCNKFVMKNEFPKTFKDPPDILLHFYKN from the coding sequence ATGCCTGAAATTCAGGACATTTTAATCCAATATTGGGATGAGTTTAAAAAGAAATATAAAGTTCCCTATAATGCAAATAAAGTTATTCGAGCTTTAATTAATTGTCGCACCTCAGCAATGGGTGGCCATATTGATAAGTGTGAAGATTGTGGCCATATCAAGATATCATATAATTCCTGTCGTGATAGACATTGTCCTAAATGCCAGGGGATTGAACGAGAACAGTGGATTCTTAAACAACAGGCTAATATGCTTAATGAAAAATATTTTCATGTGGTTTTTACTATTCCTGATGATTTAAATCCTATCGCTCTTAAAAATCAAAAAGTGATCTATTCACTTCTCTTTAAAACTGCTTCAGAGACTTTACAAGAACTTGCTGCTGATAAAAAATATCTTGGTGCTCAAATTGGTATTACTGCTGTTTTGCATACCTGGGGACAAACTCTTTCTTTTCATCCTCATTTACATTGTATCATACCTGCAGGGGGATTATCATCTATTAATCAATGGATTAAGTCAAAAAATAATTTTTTTATGCCTATTAGAGTTATTGCTAAGAAGTTTAGAGGTAAATTTATTGATTTCTTTAAAAAAGAAGTTCTAAACGGTAATATTAAATTTTATGGTAACATTGAGTATTTAAATGATGATAAAAAATATCAGGATCTTATTGATACTTTGTATTACAAGAATTGGGTTGTTTTTTGTGAAAAAACTTTTAAAGATGCTTCTCATGTTCTTAATTATCTTGCTAGATATACTAATAGAGTTGCTATAGCTAATAGCAGAATTATTAAAGTAGAAAATCATCAAGTTACCTTTAGATATAAAGACTACAAAGACAATGGTAAGACTAAGTTTATGACTCTTGATGTTCTTGAGTTTATTAGAAGGTTTCTTATGCATATCTTACCTAAGAAATTTAAAAAGATCCGTTATTTTGGTATTATGGCTAGCAGAAACCGTAAGAATAAACTGCTTTTATGTAAGAAACTAACAAGGACTAAAATAATTGAGTATCTCAGATTAACAACAGATCAGCTTATTGAAAAATTAGGTCTAGAAACTAAAAAATGTCCTATTTGTGGTTGTAATAAATTTGTTATGAAAAATGAGTTCCCTAAAACTTTTAAAGATCCACCTGATATACTTTTACATTTTTATAAAAATTAA
- a CDS encoding retropepsin-like aspartic protease encodes MLNNVLVDTGSASSILKGELVRDIGIKPEPDDILGSVRGVGGSEFVYIKQVDLLSIGNLIVENFKIDIGEMDYGFDIDAIIGMDFLQKTGAIIDLHNFKISKIKQM; translated from the coding sequence ATGTTAAATAATGTATTAGTTGATACGGGATCTGCAAGTAGTATTTTAAAAGGAGAATTAGTTAGAGATATTGGAATTAAACCTGAACCTGATGATATCCTTGGTAGCGTGAGAGGAGTTGGGGGTTCAGAATTTGTTTATATAAAGCAGGTAGATTTATTATCTATTGGAAATCTAATAGTTGAAAACTTTAAAATTGATATTGGCGAGATGGATTATGGATTTGACATTGATGCTATAATCGGTATGGATTTTTTGCAAAAAACAGGAGCTATTATTGATTTGCATAATTTTAAAATAAGTAAAATTAAGCAAATGTGA
- a CDS encoding alpha/beta fold hydrolase, protein MENHIDISGVKIWTEIKGNKNGPVIILCNGGPGSSDYLEPVSSMIEDIACVIRFEQRSCGRSTEDYNCDVERTIEDLEEIRKYYNLSSWIVGGHSWGANLALAYSLKYPVKSNALIYISGNGIQRNREWSKEYHENREKHGELMPKMEGNDKVNKLGNKSWQKYIQRPSILSEISNLTIPSLFLYGSNDVRPSWPAEQISNLLSDSKFIMVEGAAHYIWLSHFEDMKIELRNFIQEIK, encoded by the coding sequence ATGGAAAATCATATAGATATAAGTGGGGTGAAGATTTGGACTGAAATTAAAGGTAATAAGAATGGACCCGTTATTATTTTATGCAATGGGGGACCAGGCTCATCGGACTATTTAGAACCAGTATCAAGTATGATAGAAGATATTGCATGTGTTATTAGATTTGAACAAAGGTCTTGTGGAAGGTCTACAGAAGATTATAATTGTGATGTTGAAAGAACTATTGAAGATTTAGAAGAAATAAGAAAATATTATAATTTATCTTCTTGGATTGTTGGTGGACATTCGTGGGGAGCTAATCTAGCACTTGCATACTCCTTAAAATATCCTGTTAAATCAAATGCATTAATATATATTAGTGGTAACGGCATTCAAAGAAATCGTGAATGGTCAAAGGAATACCATGAAAATAGAGAAAAACATGGTGAACTTATGCCTAAGATGGAAGGCAATGATAAAGTTAATAAGCTTGGAAATAAATCTTGGCAAAAATATATTCAAAGGCCCTCAATTCTTAGTGAAATTTCAAATTTAACTATTCCGTCGCTTTTTTTATATGGTTCTAACGATGTAAGACCTAGTTGGCCAGCAGAACAGATATCTAATTTATTATCAGATTCTAAATTTATAATGGTAGAAGGAGCAGCGCATTATATATGGTTATCGCACTTTGAGGATATGAAAATTGAATTAAGAAATTTTATTCAAGAAATTAAATAA
- a CDS encoding type II toxin-antitoxin system VapC family toxin — protein sequence MIITIDVSAAVEIVMGRPKQKLLIDILKDADWIIAPSLYIYEASNVMWKYNSIQNYPLNDLLIKTRQMIEIVDQFIKSEDIYEEAIPLSCKIDHPAYDSMYLVTCRRKNSTLVTLDKRLIKAANKLDLSVASIG from the coding sequence ATGATCATCACTATTGATGTTAGTGCTGCTGTTGAAATTGTCATGGGTAGACCCAAACAAAAACTATTAATTGATATTCTAAAAGATGCTGACTGGATTATAGCTCCTTCTTTATATATTTATGAAGCATCTAATGTAATGTGGAAATATAATTCTATTCAAAACTATCCATTAAATGACTTGCTTATTAAAACCAGGCAAATGATAGAGATAGTAGATCAATTCATCAAATCAGAAGATATTTATGAAGAAGCTATACCTCTATCATGTAAAATTGATCACCCTGCTTATGATTCAATGTATCTAGTTACTTGTAGAAGAAAAAATTCTACTTTAGTAACCTTAGATAAACGGTTAATTAAAGCTGCTAATAAACTTGATTTATCAGTTGCGTCTATTGGCTAA
- a CDS encoding GNAT family N-acetyltransferase, with translation MKYTKRGIKPYDFVKIRDFLSVSYKERPFLKNWLIDRWNFSRYFGQIMHNTFNTWLDTIGLWVNSQDNIVAIVHTDGEKNRGGVFFQFGNAHISDNLLDDMINYSEENLFSVSENKKFINFRVNQDKNRLRDILTKRNYKIQNWIDPVSSLIITRDYEVKLPKGFRISDGREINNYQKGFAHGRAFGYYNADTPDDNDAEKAFKSLRKAPDYNPVLDLSIVDQKNEIASFAIIWHDNLNQIGILEPVGTIPKYRRMGLGKAIIYEGINRIKKYGAKKVYVGSEQQFYLSIGFSLEYYKEIWQKKWQ, from the coding sequence GTACGATTTTGTAAAAATTAGAGACTTTTTAAGTGTTTCATACAAAGAAAGACCTTTTTTGAAAAATTGGTTAATCGATAGATGGAATTTTTCTAGATACTTTGGTCAAATAATGCATAATACATTTAATACCTGGCTTGATACAATAGGATTATGGGTTAACAGTCAAGATAATATAGTTGCAATTGTACATACAGATGGTGAGAAGAATAGAGGTGGTGTATTTTTCCAATTTGGAAATGCACATATTTCTGATAATTTATTGGATGATATGATAAATTATTCTGAGGAAAATTTATTTTCAGTAAGCGAGAACAAAAAATTTATAAATTTTAGAGTAAATCAGGATAAAAACCGTTTGAGAGATATTTTGACAAAAAGAAATTATAAAATCCAAAACTGGATAGATCCAGTGTCATCTTTAATAATAACTAGGGATTATGAAGTAAAACTTCCAAAAGGATTTAGAATAAGTGATGGTCGTGAAATAAATAATTATCAAAAAGGTTTTGCTCATGGTAGAGCTTTTGGTTATTATAACGCGGATACTCCTGATGATAATGATGCGGAGAAAGCTTTTAAATCCTTAAGAAAAGCTCCTGATTATAATCCTGTGTTAGATTTATCAATAGTAGACCAAAAAAATGAGATTGCGTCATTTGCAATAATATGGCATGATAATTTAAATCAAATTGGTATATTAGAACCTGTTGGTACTATACCGAAATATAGAAGAATGGGACTTGGCAAGGCAATAATTTATGAAGGAATTAATCGTATTAAAAAATATGGGGCTAAAAAAGTTTATGTTGGATCTGAACAACAATTTTACTTATCAATAGGTTTTTCACTTGAGTATTATAAAGAAATTTGGCAGAAGAAATGGCAATGA